In one Gracilinanus agilis isolate LMUSP501 chromosome 6, AgileGrace, whole genome shotgun sequence genomic region, the following are encoded:
- the RASSF10 gene encoding ras association domain-containing protein 10 encodes MEQPEEKISVWICQEEKIISGLSRRTTCSDVVRVLLEDSRQRRQQQLQQSRRRRRQRRRARGEEGGGAGEGEPQEAEEDEEETPAQGMLWGPPQCYCIVEKWRGFERILPNKTRILRLWAAWGDEQENVRFVLVRSEASLPNTGPRSAEARVVPSKERPCSGRGGPARPSLALTQEKQRRVVRKAFRKLAKINRRRQQQPPSPCSSTSTSSSTASSSSSPLAQDSASGERMETLVHLVLSQDHTLRQQVQRLRELDREIDRYEAKVHLDRMRRHGVNYVQDTYLVGAVAEVDGAGALKQGPAEEVPPGSEGGAEAAALAEYARRCEQMLQLQEQRAQQEELLERVAAEIQEELNQRWMRRRQEELAGQPVPDTEGSPEGEFLLEQERLKTQLSTSLYIGLRLSTDLEAVKSDLDYSQQQWELKERELQNLLETLNSLDFMPSPDGPGDPYSRGPGQGEGEARAGEEAAAAGPSPCPGPEVWVDQARGLAKGCQGNDEDSDTGLSSMHSQDSDSVPVCESLV; translated from the coding sequence ATGGAGCAGCCAGAGGAGAAGATCTCGGTGTGGATCTGCCAGGAAGAGAAGATCATCTCAGGCCTCTCCCGCCGCACCACTTGCTCCGACGTGGTCCGAGTGCTGCTGGAGGACAGCCGccagcggcggcagcagcagctgcagcagtctcggcggcggcggcggcagcgacGGCGGGCACGAGGAGAAGAGGGAGGCGGCGCGGGAGAAGGGGAGCCACAAGAGgccgaggaggacgaggaggagacGCCAGCGCAGGGCATGCTCTGGGGGCCCCCTCAGTGCTACTGCATCGTGGAGAAGTGGCGGGGTTTTGAGCGCATCCTGCCCAATAAGACGCGCATCTTGCGCCTCTGGGCCGCCTGGGGAGATGAGCAGGAGAACGTGCGCTTCGTCCTGGTGCGCAGCGAGGCGTCTCTGCCCAACACCGGGCCCCGCAGTGCCGAGGCTCGGGTGGTGCCCAGCAAAGAGAGGCCGTGCTCTGGCCGAGGGGGCCCAGCCCGGCCCAGCCTGGCCCTGACCCAGGAGAAACAGCGGCGCGTGGTGCGCAAGGCTTTCCGCAAACTGGCCAAGATCAATCGGCGGCGCCAGCAGCAGCCCCCGTCCCCCTGTTCGTCCACCTCTACGTCGTCCTCCACGGCTTCTTCATCCTCCTCGCCCCTGGCTCAGGACAGCGCCTCAGGCGAGCGGATGGAGACGTTGGTGCACTTGGTGCTGTCCCAAGACCACACTCTCCGCCAGCAGGTGCAACGGCTCCGAGAGCTGGATCGGGAAATCGACCGCTACGAGGCCAAGGTGCACTTGGACCGCATGAGGCGGCACGGCGTGAACTACGTTCAGGACACTTACCTGGTGGGGGCTGTCGCTGAGGTGGACGGAGCCGGAGCCCTGAAGCAGGGCCCTGCCGAAGAAGTGCCTCCCGGCAGCGAAGGGGGTGCCGAGGCTGCAGCGCTCGCCGAGTACGCCCGTCGGTGCGAGCAGATGCTGCAGCTGCAGGAGCAGCGAGCTCAACAGGAGGAGCTGCTGGAGCGCGTGGCAGCTGAGATCCAGGAGGAGCTGAACCAGAGATGGATGCGGCGGCGCCAGGAGGAGCTCGCGGGGCAGCCCGTCCCCGACACAGAAGGTAGCCCCGAGGGCGAGTTCCTGCTAGAGCAGGAGAGGCTGAAGACCCAGCTCAGCACCAGCCTCTACATTGGCCTGAGACTCAGCACGGACTTAGAGGCTGTCAAGAGCGACCTGGACTATAGCCAACAGCAGTGGGAGCTCAAGGAGAGGGAGTTGCAGAACCTTCTGGAGACTCTGAACTCTTTGGACTTCATGCCGAGCCCCGACGGACCTGGTGATCCCTATTCCAGAGGTCCGGGTCAAGGGGAGGGTGAGGCACGGGCCGGGGAGGAGGCAGCTGCTGCTGGCCCAAGCCCCTGCCCGGGCCCCGAGGTGTGGGTGGACCAGGCCCGGGGACTGGCCAAAGGCTGTCAGGGCAACGATGAAGACTCGGACACGGGGCTGAGCTCCATGCACAGTCAAGACTCAGACTCTGTCCCAGTCTGTGAGTCCCTCGTGTAG